The following nucleotide sequence is from Dyella sp. BiH032.
GGCTGGCCATCGCATTGATCTGCTCGTGCAGCCCCTTGGCCAGCCGCACAACGTCGCCGACGCCGCCGAAATGGGTGACGTACATAATCTCCGGCTCCAGCGCGACCAGGCGGCGGATCGAGTCGTGCAGCGCTTCCGGCTCGAACTGCACCGGCGTGCTGGTGGGCAGGGCGAACGGGCCGCGCGCCGCGTCGAACTCGCGATAGGAAAGGCCAAAGGTGTCGCCGGTGAAGCAGGACCGCGACTGTTCGTCATAGACGCACAGATGGTGTCTCGCGTGGCCGGGCGTATCGAGGCAGCGCAGCGGGCGCCCCTGCAGCCCGACCACGTGGCCTTCGGGCGCCTGCACGACACGTTCGGCGGGAATGGGGCGCAGGTGGCCGTAGGTCTTCTCCATGACCTCTTCCCCATAGACGGCCGTGGCGCCGGCCCAGAGCTGCGCGGGGTCGATCAGGTGCCGTGCGCCGCGGGGGTGCACTACCGCCTTCGCGTTAGGCAGGTGCGTAATCAGTTCGCCTGCGCCGCCAGCGTGGTCCAGGTGCACGTGGGTCAGGATCAGCCAGTCGACTTGTTCCGGCGCCAGGCCCGCTTCAGCCAGAGCATCCAGCAGGCGTGGGACGGCGAAAAAGGTACCGCAGTCGATGAAGGCGCCGCGTCCGTTCTCGACTACCAGGTAGGCCGCGTCGAAGCGGGGACGCACGAAGCCGGTGTCGATCGTGTGAATGCCCTGGGTGGGAGTCATGTCCGCCTCATCGTGGAAACCCGGACGCGAGCGTAGCAAGGCCGCCGCGCCTCTTGTGCCGCGGCGCCGCAAAAGCTAGAGATGCGGCGTTCACTTCGCGGATGCGCTTCCATGACCCATCTCCTGCTGCTGGTGCTCGACCTGCTCGGCACCTTCGTTTTCGCGCTGAGCGGCGCGGTCACCGGCGTGCGCCGGCAGCTCGACCTGTTCGGCGTGCTGGTGCTGTCCTTCGCTGCCGGCAACGCGGGCGGCATCACCCGCGACCTGCTGATCGGCGCCACGCCGCCCGCGGCGATCGCGGACTGGCGGTATCTCGGCGTATCGGTACTGGCAGGCGTGATCACCTTCTATCGCTACCCGGTGATCGACCGGCTCAAGCATCCGGTGCTCATGTCCGATGCCGCGGGCCTGGCCCTGTTCGCCGTGGCCGGTGCGCAGAAGGCGCTGGCGCATGGCCTGAACCCGCCCATGGCGGCCTTGCTGGGCATGCTCACCGGTGTGGGCGGCGGCATCCTGCGCGACGTGCTGGTCTCGGAGATTCCGGCCGTGCTGCGGGCCGACCTCTATGCCGTGGCGGCGCTGGCCGGCGCAAGCATCGTGGTGGCCGGCAGCCTGCTGCAGCTTCCGCCTACCGCTTCGACGCTGGCCGGCGCCGCGTTGTGCTTCGGCCTGCGCTTCATGGCGATCCGCTACGGCTGGCACCTGCCGCGTGCGATGGGCGCGCAGGAACCGCCGCGCTGACGGCGCTCAGGTGGCGTCGTGGAAGATGATGCCCAGCGTATGCCGCCGGCCCGAGCGCAGCTCGCTCACGCCGTGGCGCAGATTCACCCGGTAGCTGCCGCGGCTGCCCTGCACGGGGCGGTGGTGTACGGCGAAGATCACCGCGTCCCCTTGACCCAGGGGCACCACGTGGGGCCGCGATTGCATGCGAGGGCGCTGCTCGGTGAGCACGAATTCGCCGCCGGTGAAGTCCTGACCGGGCGCGGAGAGCAGCACCGCGACCTGCAGCGGAAATACATGCTCGCCATACAGGTCCTGGTGCAGGCAGTTGTAGTCGCCCGCGCCATAGCGCAACAGCAGCGGCGTAGGACGCGACTGTCCGGCGTGGTGGCAGCGCTCCAGGAAATCGGCATGCGCGTCGGGATAGCGCACGTCGACACCCATCGTCTGGTTCCATTGATTGGCGAGCGGCGCGAGCCGCGGATAAAGCGCTTCGCGCAACTCCGCGATCGGCGACGGCAGCGGATAGGCGAAGTACTGGTATTCGCCGCGACCGAAGCCATGCCGTGCCATGACGACCTTGCTGCGGAACAGCGCCGGCCGGTCGTACAGCGAAGCGATGCGTGCGCAGGCATCCGGTTCGAGCAGGCCCGGGAGCATGGTGTGGCCCTGCCGGTCGAGCTGCTGGAGCAGGCGCGGCCAGTCGAAGGTCTCCAGCGGCGCATGAGTCGGGGAAGGCGTCATGGGGTGCAGGATAACGCTCACCCTCGGGTCTCCCGCGCGAGCAGTTCGCGCTTGCGCTCGACACCCCAGCGATAGCCGGAAAGCTCGCCGTCGCCACGGATCACCCGGTGGCACGGCACGACCACCGCCAGTGCGTTGGCGCCGCAAGCCTGCGCGACGGCGCGGGAGGCGTCCGGCATGCCGATGCGCAGGGCGATGTCCTTGTAGCTGGCGGTGCTGCCCGCGGGGATGTCACGCAGTGCATTCCACACTTTGCGTTGGAAAGGCGTTCCGCGCGGATCGAGCGTGGCGTCGAAACGGGCGCCGGGCTGTTCGACGAGTGCGGCAGCCTGGATGAGGATCGCGGCAAGCGCGCCATCGTCGCGCACGCGCTCGGCGTTCGGAAAACGTCGGCCCAGGTCCGCTTCGAGCGCCTGGCTATCGTCGCCGAACAAAATGGCGCAGACACCGCGTTCGCCGGCCGCGGCCAGCAACGTGCCCAGGCGAGAGGGGCCCATGCCGAAGCGAAGGGTTTCGCGTACGGACGCTTCCCGTTCCGGATGGCAGCGGCGGCAGGGACGGAAGCCGGCACGTTCCGCGTCGGCACGGGTGGCATGGAAGGCGACATTCTCCGCCTTGGGCGGCCGCGATGCGCAGGACGGTTTGCAGTACACCCCCGTGCTGCGCACCGAATACCAGAAGGTGCCGTCGGCGTGGCGATCGCGGCGGCGCAACTGCGCCCAGCGCGGATCGCGCAGGATGGCGTCGACGCGGTATTGGGTCTGCATGGTGGTGCTCATGGCCGGTCTCCTCGTGCGTGGGTGATGCCACCTTAGGCGCCGCGCGCATCGCGGACACTCCGGATCTTGCGCCTGGGATGTCGAAGGTCAGGGTGTCTTGGAGCCTATTGTTCCGGCATGCCGCCTTTGGCCTGATAAAGCGGCGCATGACGCGCGACACGCGGGAGCGGGGCCATGCTGGCCATCGAAACGAGGGGACTGACACGCCGCTTCGACGGCCGGCACGGAGTGGGGGAGCTGGCGCTGGAAGTGCCGGAGGGGAGCATCTACGGATTCCTCGGGCCCAACGGTGCGGGCAAGACCACCACCATCCGGCTGTTGCTTGCATTGCTGCGCGGCGAAGCGGGCGAGATCCGCATCTTCGGCCAGCCGCTGTCGTGGGCGCGGCGCGCGCCCTTGCGCGACGTCGGCTCGATGGTGGAGACACCCTCGCTCTATGCGCACTTGTCTGGACGCGAGAATCTCGAAGTCACCCGGTTGCTGGTGGGCGAAGTGCCTGCGCGCATCGACGAGGTGCTGTCGCTGGTTGGCCTGGCTGCGGACGCGGAACGCCGTGTACGCGACTATTCGCTGGGCATGCGCCAGCGCCTGGGGATCGCGCTCGCGCTGTTGCGCCGGCCCCGCCTGTTGGTGCTGGACGAGCCGACCAACGGACTCGACCCGGCCGGCATCGTGGAATTCCGCGCGCTGCTGCACCGCCTGGCTGCCGAGCTGGGTATCACGGTATTTCTCAGCAGCCATCTGCTGACCGAGGTCGAGCACATCGCCAGCCATGTCGGCGTGCTGCACCAGGGGCGATTGCTGTTCCAGGGCACGCAAGAAGCGCTGCGCCTGCGCCATGGCGACCCGCTGACGATCCGCTGCGATGACGCGCGGGCGGTGTGCGACAGCCTGGCGGGGCTGGGCGAGCAGCCGCAGCAGCTGGCGGAAGATACTGTCAGCATTCCCGCGCCGCATGGCGCCGACCATGAGATCAACCGCTGGCTGGTCGAGCGCGGCCATGCCGTGCACGCTTTCGGGCGCCGGCCGCATTCGCTCGAAACATTGTTCTTCGAACTGACCGGACAAGGGGTGCAGGCATGAGCGCGTTGACGAGAGCGCTGCGCGCCGAGCGAGTCAAGCTGCGGCATACGCTGGCGGCGTGGCTGGTGCCGTTGGCGCCTGCGGTGATCATCCTGCTGGTCGTCGCGCAGTTCACCTTCGCCACGGTGCATCGACCCAATGCACCCGACGCCGTCGACGTATGGAAGAGCTTCTGCCTGGGCATGTTCACGCTGTGGAACTTCCTCATGCTGCCCTTGTTCGTCACCTTGCAGGCCGCGCTGCTGGCCGGCCTGGAGCATGGCGCCCAGCAATGGAAGCATCTCCTGGCCCTGCCGATGCCTCGCCAGACGCACTATGCCGCGAAGCTATGCGTGCTCGCCGCGATGACAGCGGTCTCGACGTTACTGCTCGCCGCGGCCACGCCGCTGGCCGGCTGGGTGGTGATGCAGGTGCAGCCCGGTTATGGCTTGGCCGGTTCGCCACCATGGGCGTGGCTTGCCTGGCGGGCGCTGGCGAGCGTCGCCGCGGCCGGCGTGCTGATCGCCGTGCAAGAATGGGTCGCGCTGCGCTGGCAGAGTTTCACGGTGGCGGTGTCGGTCGGTATCGCCGGTACGGTAGCGGGCTTCCTGATCGGCCAATCGAAGAGCCTGGGACACTGGTTTCCGTGGTCGATGGCGGCGCAGGTATTCGCCGGCAACGGCGAGCATCTATGGTTCGTGGTAATCGCCGGCCTCGTCGCCGGCAGCGCCATGATGGCTTTCGCACTGTGGGATTGCGCACGCCGGGAATACGCCTAGGCGCAGCGTATGGCCTGAAAAGAAACGGCGCCGCAGTGCGGCGCCGTCCTCGTATCACGCCATGTCATGCGGCGTGGTCAAAGCGCTTCGAAGATGCCGGCCGCGCCCATGCCGGTGCCGATGCACATGGTCACCATGCCGTACTTCTTCTTGTGGCGGCGCATGCCGTGCACCAGCGTGGCGGCGCGGATGGCGCCGGTCGCGCCGAGCGGGTGGCCGAGCGCGATGGCGCCGCCCAGCGGGTTGACCTTGGACGGATCGAGGCCGAGATCCTTGATCACCGCCAGCGATTGCGCGGCGAAGGCTTCGTTGAGCTCGATCCAGTCCAATTGGTCCTGCGTCATGCCGGCTTGCTTGAGCGCCTTCGGGATCGCTTCCTTCGGGCCGATGCCCATGATGTCCGGACGCACGCCCGCCACCGAGAAACCGACGAAGCGGGCCAGCGGCTGCAGGTTGTACTGCTTGATGGCCTTTTCGCTGGCCAGCAGCAGCGCGCCGGCGCCGTCGGACATCTGCGAGGAGTTGCCGGCGGTCACGCTGCCGCCGAACTGACCGTTGCGGAATACCGGCTTGAGCTTGCCCAGCACCTCCACCGTGCTGCCCTGGCGCGGGCCTTCGTCCGTGTCGATGACGCGGCTGTCGGTCTTGATACCGCGCGTGGCCAGGTCGGGGTAGTGATCGTCGAGCTTGAACGGGGTGATCTCGTCCTTGAACTCGCCGGCCTTGATCGCGGCCAGCGCGCGCTCGTGGCTTTGCGCGGAGAACGCGTCCTGCTCCTCGCGGGAGACCTTCCACTGCTTGGCCACGTTCTCGGCGGTGATGCCCATGCCGTAGGCGATGCCGATGTGCTCGTTGTCGAAGATGCCCGGATTCATGGCCACCTTGTGGCCCATCATCGGCACCATGCTCATGCTTTCGGTGCCGCCGGCCAGCATCAGGTCGGCCTCGCCCAGCCGGATACGGTCGGCGGCCATCGCGATGGCCTGCACGCCGGAGGAGCAGAAGCGGTTGACGGTGACGCCCGGCACGGTGTCGGGCAGGCCGGCCAGCAGCACGCCGATGCGCGCCACGTTCATGCCTTGCTCGGCTTCCGGCATGGCGCAGCCGATAATGGCGTCGCCGATCTCGTGCGGATCCACGCCCGGTGCCTGCGCCATCACGGCGCGGATCACGTGGGCGAGCAGATCGTCGGGACGAGTGTTGCGGAACACGCCGCGCGGCGCCTTGCCGACCGGCGTGCGGGTGGCGGCGACGATGTAGGCGTCTTGGATTTGCTTGGTCATGGTCTTTTGCTCCGTGGCGTCGCGCGATGCGCGGCGACGCCGCATGGGATGGAAAGGGGCGTGGACGGAACCGCTCGCATCAGTTGCGCAGCGGCTTGCCGGTCGTCATCGTGTGCGCGATGCGTGCCTGCGTCTTCTCCGTTTGCGCCAGTTCCACGAAGTGCTTGCGCTCCAGGTCCAGCAGCCACGCTTCGTCCACCAGCGAGCCGCGCTCGATCGCGCCGCCGCACAGCGTGTCGGCGATGCGGGTGGCGATCGCCACGTCGTGCTCGGAGGCGAAGTAGCCGGCCTGCAGGTTGGCGAGCGAGGCGCGGAACGTGGCGGTGCCGACGTCGCCGGCGACCGGGATGGTGCGCGCGGGCAACGGCGGGCGGTAGCCGCTCTCGGCCAGCGCGCGTGCCACCTGCTTGGCGACATAGAGCAGCTCGAAGGCGTTGAACACCACCACGTCGCTGTCGCGCAGCAGGCCTAGCTGCTTGGCTTCCAGCGCGCTGCCGGAGACCTTGGCCATCGCCACCGTCTCGAACACCTTCTTCAGCGCTTCGAACGGATCGGACGGGTTG
It contains:
- a CDS encoding MBL fold metallo-hydrolase, with the translated sequence MTPTQGIHTIDTGFVRPRFDAAYLVVENGRGAFIDCGTFFAVPRLLDALAEAGLAPEQVDWLILTHVHLDHAGGAGELITHLPNAKAVVHPRGARHLIDPAQLWAGATAVYGEEVMEKTYGHLRPIPAERVVQAPEGHVVGLQGRPLRCLDTPGHARHHLCVYDEQSRSCFTGDTFGLSYREFDAARGPFALPTSTPVQFEPEALHDSIRRLVALEPEIMYVTHFGGVGDVVRLAKGLHEQINAMASLAHAVRGEPKDKRHEWLKWALTDLYAERLAAHGWKGSRDELLQILGMDIELNAQGLEVWLDRGG
- a CDS encoding trimeric intracellular cation channel family protein, which encodes MTHLLLLVLDLLGTFVFALSGAVTGVRRQLDLFGVLVLSFAAGNAGGITRDLLIGATPPAAIADWRYLGVSVLAGVITFYRYPVIDRLKHPVLMSDAAGLALFAVAGAQKALAHGLNPPMAALLGMLTGVGGGILRDVLVSEIPAVLRADLYAVAALAGASIVVAGSLLQLPPTASTLAGAALCFGLRFMAIRYGWHLPRAMGAQEPPR
- a CDS encoding 2OG-Fe(II) oxygenase — its product is MSVILHPMTPSPTHAPLETFDWPRLLQQLDRQGHTMLPGLLEPDACARIASLYDRPALFRSKVVMARHGFGRGEYQYFAYPLPSPIAELREALYPRLAPLANQWNQTMGVDVRYPDAHADFLERCHHAGQSRPTPLLLRYGAGDYNCLHQDLYGEHVFPLQVAVLLSAPGQDFTGGEFVLTEQRPRMQSRPHVVPLGQGDAVIFAVHHRPVQGSRGSYRVNLRHGVSELRSGRRHTLGIIFHDAT
- a CDS encoding methylated-DNA--[protein]-cysteine S-methyltransferase, which translates into the protein MSTTMQTQYRVDAILRDPRWAQLRRRDRHADGTFWYSVRSTGVYCKPSCASRPPKAENVAFHATRADAERAGFRPCRRCHPEREASVRETLRFGMGPSRLGTLLAAAGERGVCAILFGDDSQALEADLGRRFPNAERVRDDGALAAILIQAAALVEQPGARFDATLDPRGTPFQRKVWNALRDIPAGSTASYKDIALRIGMPDASRAVAQACGANALAVVVPCHRVIRGDGELSGYRWGVERKRELLARETRG
- a CDS encoding ATP-binding cassette domain-containing protein, which gives rise to MLAIETRGLTRRFDGRHGVGELALEVPEGSIYGFLGPNGAGKTTTIRLLLALLRGEAGEIRIFGQPLSWARRAPLRDVGSMVETPSLYAHLSGRENLEVTRLLVGEVPARIDEVLSLVGLAADAERRVRDYSLGMRQRLGIALALLRRPRLLVLDEPTNGLDPAGIVEFRALLHRLAAELGITVFLSSHLLTEVEHIASHVGVLHQGRLLFQGTQEALRLRHGDPLTIRCDDARAVCDSLAGLGEQPQQLAEDTVSIPAPHGADHEINRWLVERGHAVHAFGRRPHSLETLFFELTGQGVQA
- a CDS encoding ABC transporter permease, with translation MSALTRALRAERVKLRHTLAAWLVPLAPAVIILLVVAQFTFATVHRPNAPDAVDVWKSFCLGMFTLWNFLMLPLFVTLQAALLAGLEHGAQQWKHLLALPMPRQTHYAAKLCVLAAMTAVSTLLLAAATPLAGWVVMQVQPGYGLAGSPPWAWLAWRALASVAAAGVLIAVQEWVALRWQSFTVAVSVGIAGTVAGFLIGQSKSLGHWFPWSMAAQVFAGNGEHLWFVVIAGLVAGSAMMAFALWDCARREYA
- a CDS encoding acetyl-CoA C-acyltransferase translates to MTKQIQDAYIVAATRTPVGKAPRGVFRNTRPDDLLAHVIRAVMAQAPGVDPHEIGDAIIGCAMPEAEQGMNVARIGVLLAGLPDTVPGVTVNRFCSSGVQAIAMAADRIRLGEADLMLAGGTESMSMVPMMGHKVAMNPGIFDNEHIGIAYGMGITAENVAKQWKVSREEQDAFSAQSHERALAAIKAGEFKDEITPFKLDDHYPDLATRGIKTDSRVIDTDEGPRQGSTVEVLGKLKPVFRNGQFGGSVTAGNSSQMSDGAGALLLASEKAIKQYNLQPLARFVGFSVAGVRPDIMGIGPKEAIPKALKQAGMTQDQLDWIELNEAFAAQSLAVIKDLGLDPSKVNPLGGAIALGHPLGATGAIRAATLVHGMRRHKKKYGMVTMCIGTGMGAAGIFEAL